Part of the Imperialibacter roseus genome, TTCAACTGGCGATGTGGTGCTGGCAAAGAGGCTCAAAAGAAGCAGGAGCAATGCCTGCTGAGGAAGTGAGCTTGGTGGAGTGACTCCACGCTAGCTATTGTACTTCTTATTCATATAATCCACCGACTCTTTGACCAGTGTTTTAAGAATACCAAGATCCACGTCTGTCAATTTGTTAATATAGAGACAAGACTTCCCGGTTTTGTACTTTCCGAGCTTCTGCATCAGCTCTTCGTACCGGCCGAAGCCTGGCATGATATAGAGCGTAAGGCTCGTTTTTCTTGGCGAAAAGCCGGTTATCATCCAATCACCTTCCTGTCCGCTGGCATATTTGTAGCGATAGGTGCCAAAACCAACTATAGATGAGCCCCACATCTTTGGTTTTTCGCCAGTCACCTCCTTCATCAGCTTCAGCACCTCAAAGGCGTCATTTCGTTTTTTCTCATCCTCCACTTTGTCGAGAAAGCCTTCCACGCTTACATCGTTGACTTTTGTTTTTAGTTCGTAGGCCATAGTGATGTATTTTGACTCAGGAATTAAGAAAAATCTACTTTAACGTGAGTTCGATATAAAAAAGCGAGGATTTAGGATGAAATAAGGCGAGAAATTAGTATATTAAGTGACTGACAATCAACGTAATAACTAACATTCTCGCCTATGTTAACATCTAATAAAATTACTGAAATTTTCTGTTCCATTGATGATTTCACCTTAGAATTTGTCCCAAAATTTGAAAGCCACCTTCTGGGGGTTAAAAAAAGAAACAAACCAGGCAAGCTTTCCCTGTCTGAAGTAATGACTATTCAAGTACTGTTTCACCTGTCTGGTTATAGAAATTTTAAGACTTTTTACAATGCCTATGTTTGTATCCATTTGCGGTCTTACTTCCCTGCTGTGGTCAGCTATAATAGAATGGTTGAGTTAACAAGAGATAGTATGGTTCCTTTGGCTATCTACCTAAAAAGTCAAAGCCTGGGTCGTTGTACTGGCATAAGTTTCATCGATAGTACACCCCTTAGAGTATGTCATAACAGACGCATCCACAGCCATAAAGTTTTTGATGGACTAGCAAAAAGAGGTCAATGTTCGATTGGATGGTTCTATGGCTTTAAACTGCATTTAATCACCTCAGATACAGGAGAAATCGTCGATTTTATGCTTACTCCAGGCAATGTGGATGATCGTAAACCACTGCAAATAGAGCGATTCATTAAGAAACTATTCGGCAAGTTGTTTGGGGACAAGGGATACTTGAGCAAGGAGCTTTTCAAAAACCTATTTTTCAGAGGGGTACATTTGGTCACCAAGCTTAAACGAAATATGAAGACATCTACTGTCACCCCAATCATGGATGCCATCCTGCTACGCAAGAGAGCCATTTGTGAAACGATCATCGATCAACTAAAAAACATCTTCCAAATTGAACACTCAAGACATAGAAGTAGCGCTAACTTTGTCACCAACTTATTCTCAGCATTGATAGCCTATAACTTCTGCGAGAAAAAGCCCTCAATTAGGGTTAACTACAAAGACTCCGGACAGCTTTTTCTCCCTTTATAGATCAAAATTATATCGAACTCACGTTACTTTAAATGCAAGGGACTACAGCCCAAAGCACTACACCTTTGTGTTTTCCTTTTTATCGTACCATAGCTGCACCAGCCCCGAGGGGAAAGTCAGGCTTTTTTTGAAGGTCAGGTTTTGCTCTGGGCGGCCGTCTTTAAACAATCTAATGCCGCTACCCAGCAAATGAGGAATGACTGAAACGATTACTCTGTCAATCAGAGAATATTTGAAAAGCTCAAACACCAGGTCGCCACCACCATCGCAGTAGATGTTCTTGCCCTTTTCCTTTTTGAGTTTCTTAATAAGAGCCGGCAAGTCATTAAAGTACTCAACGTTTTCATCCCTGCCTGTTCTGCTATTGGAGAGCACCCACACTTTTTTGTCTTTGTGGTGAAACTCTCCTCCAAATGACAACACTTTGTCGTAGGTCTTCCTGCCCCAAATGACCGTGTCGATGCCAGCGGTGAATTCCGCATAGCCATAGTCTTCGCCAGGCACCTGTACTTGTGACAGAAAATCAATATTGTCGTCTTCTTTAGCGATATAGCCATCGAGACTCATAGCGATGTAGAGATTTACTCCCCTGTTAGTAGTCACCATTTATCAATTAATAAGTAGTGTAAATAATCCCATGACAATTTTTTACAATGTGTATAGCAGACACATTTTTGCTATTAACTACTTTGCAAGCCAAGTTTGGTAATGCCCTTTCGGGGGCAGCAACGTCTAACGTTGCACGGTTGATTAGGTTTGGTAGCCCGGCGGTCTTTTAGAGCGCCGGGCTTTTTTTATTTCTTCTTTTCCGCCAGCAGCAGTGCCTCCAATTCGGCCACCGCCTCAGGATTTTCGGCAGCTATGTTTATCTTTTGGCCAGGGTCTGATATCTGATAGAGTTGCATAGCTGTGTCACGCCCTGACTCTGTGTTGGTATACTGGTAAATTGCCGGGCCATCATTTGGAGGAATAAGGTACCACTTCAGGTTGCGAATTGCTTGCGTGCCCGATGCATGCAGAACCAGCGAGCTTCGGCCGATGTCAGATTTCCCAAGCAACGCATCTATCACGTTTTTGCTGTCGGCGATGGTGCCGGAATCCGCCGTTACACCTACCAAAGATGAAAGGGAGGCTGGCAGGTCGACCTGGCAAACCAAAGCATCCGAAACACCCGCTTTAACCTTTCCAGGCCAGCTGACAATAAAAGGAACC contains:
- a CDS encoding DUF1801 domain-containing protein; translated protein: MAYELKTKVNDVSVEGFLDKVEDEKKRNDAFEVLKLMKEVTGEKPKMWGSSIVGFGTYRYKYASGQEGDWMITGFSPRKTSLTLYIMPGFGRYEELMQKLGKYKTGKSCLYINKLTDVDLGILKTLVKESVDYMNKKYNS
- a CDS encoding dihydrofolate reductase family protein, translating into MVTTNRGVNLYIAMSLDGYIAKEDDNIDFLSQVQVPGEDYGYAEFTAGIDTVIWGRKTYDKVLSFGGEFHHKDKKVWVLSNSRTGRDENVEYFNDLPALIKKLKKEKGKNIYCDGGGDLVFELFKYSLIDRVIVSVIPHLLGSGIRLFKDGRPEQNLTFKKSLTFPSGLVQLWYDKKENTKV
- a CDS encoding IS982 family transposase is translated as MLTSNKITEIFCSIDDFTLEFVPKFESHLLGVKKRNKPGKLSLSEVMTIQVLFHLSGYRNFKTFYNAYVCIHLRSYFPAVVSYNRMVELTRDSMVPLAIYLKSQSLGRCTGISFIDSTPLRVCHNRRIHSHKVFDGLAKRGQCSIGWFYGFKLHLITSDTGEIVDFMLTPGNVDDRKPLQIERFIKKLFGKLFGDKGYLSKELFKNLFFRGVHLVTKLKRNMKTSTVTPIMDAILLRKRAICETIIDQLKNIFQIEHSRHRSSANFVTNLFSALIAYNFCEKKPSIRVNYKDSGQLFLPL